One genomic window of Cydia pomonella isolate Wapato2018A chromosome 6, ilCydPomo1, whole genome shotgun sequence includes the following:
- the LOC133518954 gene encoding ras-related protein Rap-2c, whose product MREFKVVVLGSGGVGKSALTVQFVSGCFMEKYDPTIEDFYRKEIEVDNSPCVLEILDTAGTEQFASMRDLYIKNGQGFVVVYSLTNHQTFQDIKPMKELITRVKGSERVPILLVGNKADLEHQREVAQPEGAALAQMWGCPFVEASAKSRTNVNEMFAEIVREMNVSPEKEKKTYCCCTVL is encoded by the coding sequence ATGCGCGAATTCAAAGTTGTGGTTTTGGGTTCGGGTGGGGTCGGTAAGAGTGCTTTGACTGTACAGTTCGTGTCCGGATGCTTTATGGAAAAATATGACCCCACGATAGAAGATTTCTATAGGAAAGAAATCGAAGTGGATAATTCGCCATGTGTTTTAGAAATATTGGATACTGCCGGCACGGAACAGTTTGCGTCTATGCGAGATCTCTACATTAAAAACGGCCAAGGATTCGTTGTAGTATATTCATTAACGAATCATCAAACATTTCAAGACATCAAGCCCATGAAGGAATTGATAACGCGCGTGAAAGGTTCGGAACGCGTACCTATCCTGCTGGTGGGCAACAAGGCGGACCTGGAGCACCAGCGCGAGGTGGCGCAGCCCGAGGGCGCGGCGCTGGCGCAGATGTGGGGCTGCCCCTTTGTCGAAGCCTCCGCCAAGAGCCGCACCAACGTCAATGAGATGTTCGCGGAAATCGTGCGCGAAATGAACGTTAGCCccgaaaaagaaaagaaaacttattgTTGTTGTACAGTGCTTTAA